AGCTTTCCTCGCTTTGCGCGCTATCTGGGCTAATGAAAAATCTATCCACAAAATGCCGCCCACACGCACCGCTAAAGGCATCACAGCCTACTAAAAATACTTCGCGTTCGCCATTATGCCTTAGTGCTAGCAGTCCATCAGGGCTTGTAAGCCCGCCAATAGTGGTAACTAAGATTCTAAGCTTTTTCATGGAGTGCCTCCTTTAAGATATGTGTGATGTAGGTAATGTCTTTTAGCTTTAGCGCGCAGTGTAGGGGCAGGGAGATGTGGTTTTGGGGTGTTTGTGGCGTGTGGGGGATAAAATGCACACGCGCATTAGAATCTAGCGTGGCATCTAGCCTAGAATCTAATCTAGAATGCAAGGCACGAGCATCTGGTTTTGACATAGTAGAATCTGGCGCGCGAGATTGTAGGGATTCTAGTAGCGGCTGCTTGTGTAGCAGTGGCTTATAGGGTGCATCGGCATAGATATTACGCGCCTTTAAGTAGGCTAAAACAGCACTTACATCATGCTTATGTAGAAATACAATAAAGCGCCAATAGCTATGGTAAAAGCCCAGCGGTATTTCTTGAAAGCTCACTATGCCGCGTTTATATAATGGAGCAAGCGCGCGTTTATAAGCAGCGGCTAATTTATTGCGATAGGTAAGATTAGATTCTAGTGCCTCTAAGCCCTCACACCCTAAAATCGCATTAAACTCGCCTAAGCGGTAGTTTTCCCCAAGTGCTATGAAAGATTCTCCTGCCTCCTTTGGCGCGCTAGCATCTAGCCCGCGATTTGCTAATGCCCTGCATTTGCGCGCTAAAGCCTCATCATTGCACACTATCATGCCCCCTTCACCACAGGGCAGAATCTTAGTGCTAAAAAAGCTAAACACGCCAATATCGCCAATACTCCCTGCGCGATGTATCTTCCCTTGTTTATCCATAGCCTGCGCGCCATGCGCGTGCGAGCAGTCCTCAATAAGTGTAATGCCCCGCTTTTTGCATAAGGATTTAATGGCAAAAATATCCTTGCTTATAAGCCCGGCAAAATGCACAAGAACTACGGCTTTAATGCGTCTAGATTCTGTAGTCTTAAGTGCTTCTTGCAAGATATCAAGAGAGAGCATAAAATCCTTATCGCACTCCACAAGCACCAAATCCGCACCACAATTAAGCACGCTACTTGCATTAGCAAAAAATGTCTGCGTAGGCACAAGCACGGCTTTATTTGTAATGCTATGTGCTTGTGCTGCGTGGCGCGTGCTATCACTGCTGCGCCCAAGCCCTAGCGCGCGAAATACTACATTAAGCGCAGAAGTGCAAGAATTTGTAGCAATGCCATGTCGCAGCCCACAATAGCGCGCAAAAGATTGCTCAAACTCCTGCACGGCTTTCCCCATGGTAAGCATGGATTTACCCTCAAGCATGGCGCGCGTTTTGCTTAGAATGCGCTTAATTTGGGCATGGGAGAAGTGGGGGAAGGCACTGAAATAGGCTTTAGATTCTGTTATAGAATCTAGATTCTCTAAAGATAGATTATTTCTCTGCTTTTTCATTGCAAGCCTCCATTTTGCAAAATATCGCGCACATACGCTTGCAAGCCTACTTCAACGCTCATAGGAGCAAAGCCTAAGAGTTGTTGTGCTTTGCTAATATCAAGCCGCGAGTTAAATGGATTTGGCGAGGGTTTTGGGCTTAGGATAAGCTGGGAAGTTGAGCCAAGCGCGTCTATAAGCGTGCGCGCGATAAAGCTTGTAGGCTTAGAATCTAGGCTACCGATAAGAAATAGCTCATAGGGTTTAAGCCCTTGCACGCGGCTTGCAGACTTAAGCGCGTTTATGGCGTCTTGGACATATAGGATATTGCGATACACCGCGCCATTGCTAAAAAGCTCGATGTCTTTACCCTCTAGCGCGCTTTTGGCGAATTCATACACCACGCCGCCTAAATGATGTAAGCCAAAAATCGCAGGAAAGCGCAGGGTGATAACCTGCAGATGAGGATTTTTGCGCGTAGCAAGTAGGAGCAGGCTCTCACAAATGTATTTGGCAAGCGCGTAGTTGCTTAAAGGGGCTATGGGAGAAGATTCTGTGATGATAGGCTCTTGTGTGACGTGATAGGGCGATTTAAAATTGCTAGAATCTAGCTTTAGCGTAGCACTAGATTCTATAGCAATAGAATCTAGGCTTGATGTGGGGCTAGATTCTGGGCTTGGTGGGTGGGCAAAGACAGAGGCGGTAGAGGTAAAAATAATCTTTGGGATATTTCGCGTGGTGGCGAAGTCTATGAGGCGCAGCGTTGGCGTAATGGTGTAATCATGGTAATCATGGTAATCATGGCTAGCGTATTCTACCATAGATGCCAGATGAAAAGCAAGTGAAAACTCATATTTTTTGAGTGAGTTTTCATTAAGATTCTTTAGCTCAAGACACTCATAGATAAAATTTTCATGTGCGAAGTTTGTATGCCTATCATTGTTATTACGCGCTAAAAGCGTGCGGGATAAAAACCCGCCATTGCGCCTACGCCCAATGCCAAGCACCTTAGCCCCGCTTGCACATAGTGCCGCACAAAGCCACGAGCCTAGAAACCCGCTCGCACCCGTTACTAAAATATATCTATCCATAACACTCCTCCCTTGCGGGCAAGGAGGTTAGAAATAGGTTTCTATGTAGCTCCTTGCCATTTTTAAGCCATAATGCACGGGCTTTGGCGTGATAAGGCGTTTATAAATAAACATCTCTATCATCGCTTCTACCCAGTTTTCACTCGCAGCAAAACTAAGCGCACTCCCACCGCCTAAACGAGGATTTACCTCGATGAATATAGGCTCATTTTGAGCTGTGATAAAGGCTTGCACATTTATCGCGCCCACAAAGTGCGTCTTTGTCGCCATTGCACGAATATAAGATTCTAAGGACTTGACATCACACACCTCGCCTTTAGTGGATTTACCCTCCCGCACATCAATGCGCTTGCGCGGGATAATATAAAGCGGCTGCCCCTGTGCATCAAAGAGGCAATCAATGGTATATTCTTGCCCGGTAACGAGATATTGCGTAATGTAGAGGCTTTGGGCTTGCTTTTGCACATGCTTTTGATTTGGCGCATGGTTTGATTTATGCTTTGTATCACTTGCGTTACTTTTTTCACTTTGCCCCCCCCCCCGTTAAATCTGTATAGTATTGCTCTAGTTGTGTTTTTGAAAGTATTGTAATACCCGCACCACCGCGACCAAAGCGGGGCTTTAGCACGCCATGGTGGGTAAAAAGCGCGGTTTTTGGTGTGGGGATATTATGCGCGCGGAAAAAGCGATATGTTTTCCATTTATCAAGGAAAGTTTGTATGGTGCGGGGTGGTGAGATAAAAACTGCTATACCCTCTCTTGCAAGCTTTGTGCGGCGCATACTCCAGCCTAGCAGGCTTTCATCAAGGGTGGGGATAACCACATCGATATGATGTTTTATAAGCAACTCTTGCGTGTGCTCCCATAAATGCGCATCATTTGCGCGGGGCATGATGATAAAATCATCGCACAAGTGTGCTGCGGCGTTAAAATCACTAATATCACTGCCACACACTCTATGTCCGGCTGCTTTAATGGCGCTAATCATAGCCGTGCTTGTGAGGCTGCCGCTTGCTTCGATAAGGATATTTAGGGCTTTCACTACGCGCCCCCTTGCGTGCGCGCTTTTTTATGCGCTTTATCGCGCTTTAGCACCACATAGTAGCGACTCTCCTCTATGGTGCTATCAAGCTCATTGGTGCTTATGCGCTTATGCAGCCAAATGATAGAAAAGCCTGTGCTAGCAAAGAGCCGCTCAATCTTTGCTCTATCAAAAAAGCTTTGAATCGTGCCTTTTTCATGTGCTTCTTGGACTTGGATTTCATCAGTAAAGTAGGACGTGTTAAGATTGCTAAAGCCATGGGTGGATTCTGCGCCAATGAGTGAGACAAAGATATATTCTTTGCTTACGCGCGCGATTTCTTGGACAAGGTTTAAGGCTAGTGCAAAGGGCAGGGAGTCAAGCACGCCATAGCTTATGGAAAAATCAAAAAAATTATCGCTAAAAGGGATATGCTGCCCATCATAGAGGCAAAACTGCGGGCGGATAAAATGCTTAGATTTTCTATGGCTTTGCGCTTGTAGCTCTGCCATGGAAAGGGCGTTTTGTGAAATATCAATGCCATAGGCTTTTATACCAAATTCGCCCACGAGGATACTCTGCCTACCAATCCCACAGCCAAAATCAAGTGCTTTTAAGGATTGCTCTTTTTGGTAATTTTCAGGGAGTGCTGCGCCCTGTGCGTGCTGGGTAATGTTTGTAAAAACTGGTTGCGCGCTCATCTCATGCAACCTTTGGGATTTTGCCATTTCTTCATTATGCCCCCCCCCCCGTTAGTTGTAAAGCATTTTGCGCACTAGATTCTATATTTCGTATAGAATCTAGATTCTCTAAGGACGCACGCAAATGATTCTCTTGCGAATGTTTAGATGAATTGTGAGTAACGCCTATGCCGGATTGATAAAAATCCCCTTTATAAATCACATCGCAAAATTCC
The sequence above is drawn from the Helicobacter jaachi genome and encodes:
- a CDS encoding DegT/DnrJ/EryC1/StrS family aminotransferase; its protein translation is MKKQRNNLSLENLDSITESKAYFSAFPHFSHAQIKRILSKTRAMLEGKSMLTMGKAVQEFEQSFARYCGLRHGIATNSCTSALNVVFRALGLGRSSDSTRHAAQAHSITNKAVLVPTQTFFANASSVLNCGADLVLVECDKDFMLSLDILQEALKTTESRRIKAVVLVHFAGLISKDIFAIKSLCKKRGITLIEDCSHAHGAQAMDKQGKIHRAGSIGDIGVFSFFSTKILPCGEGGMIVCNDEALARKCRALANRGLDASAPKEAGESFIALGENYRLGEFNAILGCEGLEALESNLTYRNKLAAAYKRALAPLYKRGIVSFQEIPLGFYHSYWRFIVFLHKHDVSAVLAYLKARNIYADAPYKPLLHKQPLLESLQSRAPDSTMSKPDARALHSRLDSRLDATLDSNARVHFIPHTPQTPQNHISLPLHCALKLKDITYITHILKEALHEKA
- a CDS encoding NAD-dependent epimerase/dehydratase family protein, yielding MDRYILVTGASGFLGSWLCAALCASGAKVLGIGRRRNGGFLSRTLLARNNNDRHTNFAHENFIYECLELKNLNENSLKKYEFSLAFHLASMVEYASHDYHDYHDYTITPTLRLIDFATTRNIPKIIFTSTASVFAHPPSPESSPTSSLDSIAIESSATLKLDSSNFKSPYHVTQEPIITESSPIAPLSNYALAKYICESLLLLATRKNPHLQVITLRFPAIFGLHHLGGVVYEFAKSALEGKDIELFSNGAVYRNILYVQDAINALKSASRVQGLKPYELFLIGSLDSKPTSFIARTLIDALGSTSQLILSPKPSPNPFNSRLDISKAQQLLGFAPMSVEVGLQAYVRDILQNGGLQ
- a CDS encoding ATP-grasp domain-containing protein — protein: MQKQAQSLYITQYLVTGQEYTIDCLFDAQGQPLYIIPRKRIDVREGKSTKGEVCDVKSLESYIRAMATKTHFVGAINVQAFITAQNEPIFIEVNPRLGGGSALSFAASENWVEAMIEMFIYKRLITPKPVHYGLKMARSYIETYF
- a CDS encoding ATP-grasp domain-containing protein, giving the protein MKALNILIEASGSLTSTAMISAIKAAGHRVCGSDISDFNAAAHLCDDFIIMPRANDAHLWEHTQELLIKHHIDVVIPTLDESLLGWSMRRTKLAREGIAVFISPPRTIQTFLDKWKTYRFFRAHNIPTPKTALFTHHGVLKPRFGRGGAGITILSKTQLEQYYTDLTGGGAK
- a CDS encoding class I SAM-dependent methyltransferase, with protein sequence MSAQPVFTNITQHAQGAALPENYQKEQSLKALDFGCGIGRQSILVGEFGIKAYGIDISQNALSMAELQAQSHRKSKHFIRPQFCLYDGQHIPFSDNFFDFSISYGVLDSLPFALALNLVQEIARVSKEYIFVSLIGAESTHGFSNLNTSYFTDEIQVQEAHEKGTIQSFFDRAKIERLFASTGFSIIWLHKRISTNELDSTIEESRYYVVLKRDKAHKKARTQGGA